One Coprobacter fastidiosus genomic window, AAGACGAAGTATTGTTCGTGCTTCCCACCACACCCGTACGCACCGTACTGCTGTTATTATTCTGAGCCCGGAGCAATGGCATCGCCATAAAAAGACAAAGTACCGGAATAACTCCTTTTACTGCTATTTTCATACGCTCTATTCTATTTCTTAAATCTTTTATCAATTTACTATCACTTCTATCGGAGACAAGTCTCGTTCTATTCCATCAGGACCAACCGCTTTAACCCGGGAAATATAAAAACGTTTTCCTCTGGAGAGCCTGCGAAAAGCATCTTTTTGACGTTGTGAGAACGATGCCCCGTCAGAAACTTCGGGAATTACGTTCCCCATAGAATCGAAAAATACGGTTTCAAACTGTAAAACACGATAAGATACGTTCAACAAATCATCGTCTATTGCCGCCTGAATACCCGGTGCAGACAACAATATTCGCTTTGAGAAAGGTTTTCCTCCCTTATAACGCTGTTCATTACCTTTATCATCTTTGTATGCAATATAAGGCATAGGGTCGGGCAATTTCCGAACACGGAAAGTCGTCGTATTCACGACCTGAGAACGTCCCTCCATAGATGCGGTCACCGTAATCGTCACATCCTGTCCGACTTTTCCGGGACGTGCGATCCAACCATTTCCCGAACGAGTCAACGTCCCTCCCGACATAGTAGCCTGAACCGCTTGTGTCGGAATGCCCGGAACCGAAATACTGATCGGATTGTCGATACCGGCATAAAGAACATTCATCATCGTTGCCGATACTGTCGCCGTGGGGTCTATTACCGTATATGACGAAGTAAAATCATGACGAGTCAGAGTTCCGTCTCCGTGAGGAACTTCAAGATACCCGCTAAAGTCGAATACTCCGGTTTTCCCGCATACAAACTCGTATAGCCCGTTACGATCTTCGGGAAGTTTCTGTCCTCCGATATATATTGCCGGAGCTTGAGTCGTATCGATAGCCGCCAATACAATATTGGCAGAATATTTTCCTCCCCGCATTACCGTTTTAGAAGCCGGAATCACGTATGCGTTCAACTGATTCACCCGGACGTCTCCTTCGTCTATATTTTTCTGCAAAGCATGCAAGATTTCTCCTTCGGCATAACGCAAATCGCTTTGTATTTTACTCAACAATGTAACTGCTGCGATAACAGGCATATTCTCGAACATCACTTCTTCCCATTTTTTATGATTCCGTTCCGACTGCCCTGCAATACGAGGATACAGATAATCATAAATAATCTGTCGCCGAATCGTATCGGTAATCATCGGCGTGACAAAGTCACTGTATTGCTCCAATGCCGTTCTGAGTTTTTTACCCTCTCCCGTACGCGGAGAAAGCATAATATAAGAAGCGGCCTCCAGATCATCCTGATGTACAATATCATTGACATTGCCATCCTTTCCGTCTGCCTGACGCACAATACGCAATTTCAACTCATCGAGATATTTATAGAGAGACTCCGTACGGTTTTTCACTTCTGTCGCCTTACCATACCAAGCTCCGGACTTTTCGGGATTGGTCTGATTAAATGCCGAAAGTTCATTATACAGAGCCTGATTCTGTATCGTCGAATTCTGTGTCGTCCGCACCAATCCCTCATCTACTTGCTTAAACCCGTTCAGCACATCGGACGAGACGTTCAATGCCAGCATGGCTGTGAGGACGATATACATCAAGTTTATCATCTTCTGCCGGGGAGAGAGATTTGAATTAGGTGATGCCATAATCTATAATTTCTTTATTGAGCAACCGCTTTATTTTCATCCTCTTCAGAAGTTGTCTGAGTTACAGGAGGCTGAGGAGGCGTCATCGGACGGTTATACATATTTACGGTCATCGCCGCAAGCATATTTTCATATACGGCATTTAATTGTGCCATGTACTTAGTCATCTTTTCCGTCTCTTCACAATAACGATTACTGTCGTTCATCGAATGTTCGTACATATCCCGAATGCTCTTTAATCCGGCATTGACCCGGTCGATACTATCCAATTGTGAACTGATGCTCTTCAATTGGATTTCATAAATCGTATTCAGACCGGCCAGATTCCGATTCAGATCTTCCATTTGAGTAACATACCCTTGAGAATGATCCGAAATACCCTCAGAATTCTCGGTTATACTTTTATAGGAATCAAGCAAAATATTAGAAACTTCCGTCAACGAACGTGTAGCCTCTTTAAACTGATCCATTTGTGCGGAAATAGCTGATAACTGACTTAAATAATTTTGGGTGGCCTCAGTCAATTCAGCCATACGCGAAAGTTGGTCGGCTGCGGCAGAAAGTTTCTGAATGCTTTCCGAAAGACTCTGCGTATCTTCTTCCCCCAACTGTATGTCCGAAGGAATGCCAGCCGTTCTCTTGGCCTCTTCAGGTGAAACATGTACTCCGGACGATCCTCCGTTAACGACAACTGTTCCGGTCGCTCCGGTGCCCCCCTTAATAATTACGCCACCGCCCTGACCTCCATGAAATTCAGGACGATCTTCAGGATCTTTGGTCGATAGCACGGGAAACACTTCTTCCCAGTTATATTCTTTGGCAGGACGGTCGAATGCTGTCAGTAAGAACATCATCACCTCTACCCCCATACCGACCGACAACATAAAATTACCTCCCGGAAGGTGCAATATCTTAAATAAAGCCCCTAAAATTACAATAGCAGCACCGATACTATAAGCAAAATTAAAGAATCGTTTTCCGGAATCGCCCGAAAGAAATTTCTCAATACGATTTTTATATTTTTTATATTTTCCCATAATGGTAAACTTTAAATCCTTTTATTATTTACGACCTTTGGCGAATCCCACTTGCGTACGTACACACCGGAAACCGATATACGAACGTTGTTCATTCTGATATTCCCACATACGTATGTCAGAACGTACAAAATTCGACACGTCTTTCCATGAACCTCCGCGCACGATCTTCCTTTTCATCCGATAAGGATCTTCTTTCGCCGCATTATAACGATAATCGGGATTCATGTCGCTGGTATAAAGATTTCCACCCTCAGTATAAGCTGTCGATGTCCATTCCGATACATTTCCCGCCATATCGTAAAGTCCGAACTCATTAGGCGGATATGTTCCGACTCGGGATGTAATAAGATTTCCGTCTTTTACATAATTCCCCTTTTGCGGTTTGAAGTTAGCGTAAAAACATCCTTTATCAGACATCGGAGCATCTTCGGACCAAGGGAATTTATTTTCGTTCTTTCCGGAACGCGCCGCATATTCCCATTCGGCCTCAGTAGGCAGACGATAAGGCTCTATATACGAAGCGCCTTTGATTCCGGCCAACAAATAATGAGTCCGCCATACGCAAAAAGCTGTCGCCTGTTCCCATGAAACACCGACTACCGGATAATCGTTATAACCCGGATGTGCAAAATACATACGCATGTAAGGTTCATTATATGCATTATCAAAATCATTTACCCAAGCCGTAGAATCAGGATAAATATTAACGATATAGGTATTCAGAAAATCGAACTCGCTTTGCAACGGACGAACAATCGTCTGTGTAATAATCCGCCCATCATCATCGAAAAAGGCCGTATCTTTGGAAATGAGCACTTCTGCCTCAGGATCGGGTTGTACGTCAGTATTCAAAATGCGACGTGCCGGGTCGAGACGATGTTTCCGTTTTGCAGCTTCGGTATAGTTAAACACTTCATATCGATAATTAAGCTGTCTCACATCCAACTCTTTCGCTCCGGTAATCGGATTGATCCGATAGACACTCTCAATCGCCCGAGCCTCATCTTCGGTCGGATTACGCCATGGAATCGCCTTATTCCAGTTCAAATGAGGTTTTACCGGATTTCCATCCCGATCTTCTTCTATCTTAAATGCTTCGTTCCCGCCAAAAGCCGGATCGGCCAGACGTTCCCGAATAATCGAATCCCGCACCCAATACACGAATTGTTTATACTCGGAATTGGTTATCTCGGTCTCATCCATCCAGAAAGCATCAATAGATATCCCTTTCGCCGTTTGGGGCGTTCCCCAAAGAGTATCTTTCTCGGACGGACCTATTTCAAAAGAACCGCGCTTTACCAATACCATACCGTAAGGTGTAGGCTCACCGAAAGCAGTGCTGCTTACTCCCACCACCTCTCCACCGTTAGGTGCAGAAGACGGAGCGCAAGATACCAACATGCCCACGATTGCCAAAAATAACATGATCTTCTTCATAAATTATAGTATCCGAATACTTTTATGTTTATTCTTGTTCTTATTTGAAAAATCTATCTTTAAACTATATCCTAAAAAAACTTCATGACTCCCGCTTGTTGCCTTTACAATTGCCGAAACCGGATAATCATAAGAATATCCCAACATAAAGTTTTTATAATCAGCACCAATCATAATCACCAACGCATCTTTCCAGCGATAAGACAATCCCCCCCACAAAAACTTATTATACCTCAGACGAGCCGTCAACTCCACCTGAGTGATTTGAAACGTCGTCTTTAACAAAAGCGAGGGTTGCAACTCATATAACGCATTTTTAAAAGGAATATTGCCCCCGGCGATAAAATAATACGAACGTCCCGTATAAGTTTCATATTTTTCATCGAACGTAATCACCGGTTCGGTAAGATGTGTTGACGAAAGACCTGCATAAAAATATTTATGGGAATAGAATACTCCGAATCCCATATCGAATGCCATCCCCTGCAACTCACTTTGGGGAATACCGTCATCCGAAGAATTGTGATAATCGCTTTCAGGTATAGAAACTTCCGTACCGTCAAAACGCTGATCGAGTAACCCCAACTGTAATCCCAGACTGAGTTGTCCCTGCCATAAACGCACTTTATAAGCATATTGGAGGGCAATCGTCATGTTTGAATACAGACCGAGAGTTTCGTTTGTCATCGCCAACCCTACTCCATGATTCTGTTTAAATAAGCGAAAAGGCATTTCGGCCGAAACTAAAAACGTCTTGGGTGCTCCGGGCATACCTACCCACTGCTGACGCGAACCGGCACGAATATTCAACTTACCGTCTTGTCCTACCGCTCCGGCATTGTAATAATTAGGCAATGCCCAATATTGACTGAACTGGGCATCGACTTGTGCCCGAAGTTCTACAAATCCGAGCAACAATAAAAACAGCGATATGATTTTTTTTATACTCATGACGAATGCTTCCCGAAAAGCCAAACCGATCCGGACAAGCATATATTTTTTATTTCAGAATTAAAAAATACCAACTTCCGTCTAATTACTTTCTTAATTTATAACTCAAAAAAGGCTGATAAATTGTCCAAGTATTTCAAAACCTGTTTAAGAAACTAATTAAATTTCTTACAAAAATACGAATATATCTTTAACTCCGGCCATTGGAGACAAAAAGTAAAACCATATATCTTTTCAAGTCCCTTTTCCGATCCTTTTTCCCGCTCATGCACATCTCAAGTCCGCTATGCTCCTTATCGGGACAAAAAACAGCTTCACAAACGCTCTTTGGAATTACTCAAGTCCCCATGAATAATTAGGATACGACGCCAATCGAAAAGATATCTCTCCGCCATTCATAATATCGCTATGGTCTATATAACATTTTTCTAAAGATTTCCCGTTTAATTTTGCAGACTGGATATAACAAGCCTCCGAAGCATTTCCAACCGTTTTGATTACGAATCTTTTTCCCTTTGCATAGCGATCATCCAATTTTATTTCGACCCGGTCGAACAATGGCGTTGTCAATTCGTACCGAGTCTCTCCGGGACACACCGGATGAAATCCCATAGCCGACAAAACATACCATGCAGACATCTGGCCGACATCTTCATTGCCGACCAAACCCTCCACTTTATTTTTATAAGCACCGTTACAAATAGCCCTTGTCCAATACTGTGTAAGCCAAGGTGCTCCTAAACGATTGAAAAGAAACGGGACATGATGAACCGGTTCATTAGCATGATTATAATAAGCATTCCACAAAAAATCGGACGGGCATTTCTCAAAAAAGTTCGTCAAATCAGCCAAAGTTTTTGTTCTTCCACCCATTAAATCTGCCATTCCGGGAATATCGTGAGGGACAAACCACCCTTGTTGATAAAGATTACTTTCCACGCATCCGTAACTTTCTTTCAACCGCCCTTCTTCAGGCCACTCTTTCCATGTACCATCTGCATTACGAGGTCTGAACCACCCTTGTTCTTCATCGAAAACTTTAGAATAAGAACGGGAACGTTCAAAATATTCGGCAGCAGCTTCTTTACAGCCCAAATCCTCCGCCAATACAGAGAGACACCAATCGGAATAAGCATATTCCAATGTTTCGGAAACCCTTCCCGACACATATCCGAGTTTTTTGTCATTCCCCATTTTCTCAGCTGTATTTACCGCATAAGCGTAAGCCTTTTTTACATCATAATTACGAATTCCTTTCCGATAAGCGTCCGCAATTACCGATATAGCGGGATTTCCGACCATACATCCGCTATAAGCATTCAAGAACTCCCACCGGTCATAATATTTCGTACCATTCTCTTCGGCAAGAGATATGAAAGAACAGATCATGTCGTTTACGACTTCCGGATTAATAATTGTCTGCAAAGGAAACTGACTTCTGAATACGTCCCAACCGCTGAATACCGTCCGTTTGATAAAATCGTCGGTCTTGTGTACTTGCTTATCGCCTCCGATATACTCACCCGTAACATCGGTAAATACCCTCGGATCTATCATTGTATGGTAAAGCGCGGTATAAAAGATCGTTCTCATATCTCGAGTACCTCCCGACACCTTTATTTTGCTCAAAGCTTCATCCCACAGAGAGGCAGCTTTGTCCCGATAACGATCAAAATTCCACCCTCGCACTTCGGCTTTCAAATTCATCTCCGCCCCCTTCATACTGACAAAAGAGATACCGGTTTTTACAACCACCTCATCGTCCTCTTCTGTAGGGAACTCCGTATAAAATCCTAAATGATTTCCTTCCATTTTGTCCCGTTTATGAAACGTCTCGGCATGAATGACCCGGTCGATATATTCGGGTTTTCCTATATCTCCTAACCGACGTGTCCAATTATCGGGAATATCGGCACTCCATATCCCGTATTCTTTCAATGGACAACTGAATTGCGCATAGAAATATACTGTATAGTCTGCTTTTCCCGATCCATTTCCCCATCCTCCGCCAGCAGGCGTACAACGCATCCATCCTCGTATAGTCTGATCATCTACCCGTTCTATATATTGCCGAGTAGAAGTTCCTCCCACACGGCGGGCGAGATCGATCTGAATACGGGCTTGTTTATGTTTCGGATAAGTAAACCGCATAATTCCGCAATGCGGTGTAGCCGTCAACTCCGCTTTTATTTTATAATCGGAAAGAAAAACCGAATAGTATCCGGCAGAAGCTTTTTCAGATCGCTTGTTATAACGTGAACGGTATCCTTTTTCGGGATACTGTTCAGTACCCCGATAAGTAAACAGTTCCCCGGTTGTAGGCATAACCAAAAAATTGCCTAAATCACCATACCAACCAATTCCGCTCATTTGCGTCAAAGCAAAGCCTTCTATCGTCGTATGTTCGTCACTATACCCCGGACCATTATCACCTCCTGTAATCGTATTAGGACTTACTTGAGTCATTCCCCACGGTGTCGTAGCTCCGGGAAAAGTTTTTCCCAATCCATGACCGGCTCTTGCTTTCCGGACATTGGTGCTTGCTCCGATAAACGGATTCACATATTCAGAAAGACGTTCTTTTTTTCTATGAGAAGATGCTGCAACCGCAAGCAGGTCATACCCCGCAAATAAGGATAAGAAAAAAAGGATTAACAAATACTTTGCTCTGTAATTCATCGTGTGTGTATGATGTATAGTTATGAAGAATAGTCTATGCAAATATAACGAAAATGTCCCGGATTACTTCGGGACATGAAAAAGAAAGGAGAGAAAATCTCTTCCCCCTCCTTCCGACAAAACAAGAATCTAATCAATATACCGTATTCTGAGGGTCAAAATTAGTCCATCCGCTCATCCAATTATCCGAAGCGGTTTCAGTAGGGCCGAAAGCTCCCCTGTAAGCCGTTTTGGTAAAGAACGAGTTATTCACATAATTATTGGTCCATACTGCTCCGGCAGCTAACGGACTATCGGTATTCGGACACATATCCGGTGTACCGTTCAACAGTTGAGGATTTCCTTTTAATTTCAAATCAGAAATCGAAGACAAGACTCCTTCATTGGAGAGCGCAGCAGTAGACCAATATGCACTCACAAACGTACCGGGATCAGAGGGATCAATAACGCTTTCCCGATTTTTCGGATTCAGAGCTTTATCTTGAAATGCTTTTTGGCATCCTGCAATCACACATCCGGAAATATTCAATGTCCCTGCCGTAGCAGATTCCTGAGAATTAGACCCGGCCTTATCATTCTCGATAATCAAACCGATCGGATATCCGGCAATAACGGAATTAAACAGATTGCAGTTTGAACTCCGACGTATTTGAACTCCGGTCTGGAAACAGCCCATCGTACTACCCTTATCATTTCCTTTATCTTGATAATTGGCCGGATCGGTAACCGGACCGAAAAGCGACACGTTGGCAAAAATAGGGCGAGTGGTCGGATCGATTACGCTACCTGAACTGTTATTATCCGACTCAAAACTGTTCGAACATGATTTATCGGCGTATTGCGGGTTACGGAGAGCAACAGCAAACTGTACCCGTCCCTGATAGCCGTTATCGGTATCGAAGTCGTCATCCCAACAACCCAAAGAGACTAAATAGCGGGCATCTACTTTACCGCCGAACCATTCATAACTGTCATCTCCTGAATAAGACACCTGAAGATGGTCGACTTGAGTACCTGCTCCTACCGATCCGAAAGTAATACCGTTGATCTCGTTATCGGTAGAGTATTCTATCCCGGCAAACTCGACACGGACATAGCTTAACACTCCGGAATTATCCGCATCATCATTTCCTCCATGTTTCGAACGTACTCCCCCTTCGATAGTCTGTTCACCTGCGTTATTCTTCGCTTTTCCTAAAATAATCAATCCGCCCCAATCTCCGGGCTTCCGGCTTCCGGGAGCTTGTGATGAAGTGAACACAATAGGACGATCTTGCTCGCCTTTTGCCATGATTTTACCTCCACGTTCAATAATCAACGTACCCTTACTGGCTTTATCTCCTTTGATAACCACGCCCGGCTCTATCGTTATCGTCTTGCCGTCAGGCACATAAACAAAACCTTTCAAGTTATAAGTATTGGGATAGGTCAATGTCAAATCACCCGCTATCTCATAATTGTCGGAACCATCTCCCAAATCGATAACTTCTCCGGTGACAGCAGGATCGTCCCCATTGTCATCATCATCGTTACAACTCGTAAATCCGGCTGCACAAACAGCACCGATTACTGCTAAAACAAAAAATTTCAATTTTGATTTCATCGTTTTTTAATTTTGGTTTATGATCAAAACTTTAAAGAAAGACTTAGTGATATCGATCTTCCGGGCGTATATTTCCGGGTAATCTGTTCCCGTTCTTGTTTTACGCCATTGATCGTCGTAGTGGGAAATTGTTTCATGATAACCGACTGTGCCAGAATATCCTTGATCCCCAATTTCAAAGAAACTATCTTCCCGAATGTTTTATTTATAGTCAAGTCAAGGACATTACGGGGCATCTCGTATGCGTCAGGGACATCATAATCGCTGTTTCCATCGACAGAGGTAGATTTTCCGACCCCGACAATACGTTTACCGATAATGTTATATAATAAACTTGCCGATAATCCTATCTTTTCGGAAGAAGTATAATAAAGTCCGGCATTCACGATATACGGAGACTGACCTTGTAGAGGACGGTCTTTCTCTTTTACCAACCCTTCATCGCTAAATTTGACCCGGCTTTTCACCCATGCCGCATTAAGAACTAAAGTCAAGTCGGGAATATTTATAAAGTCAAGCGATTTTCGAATATCCACCTCAACTCCGGTCGTATAAGCACTACGGGCATTTTCGTAACTGTAACGATAACTGCCACCCATATCGATAAAATTCCATTCTATCGGATTTCTGAAATTCTTATAAAATAATCCGACACTGACGGTTTCTCCGGCCGAAGGATAAAGCTCATATCGCAGATCGACATTATCAATCGTAGCCATCTTCAAATCGGGATTTCCCTGTACTTCGGCAAAAAGCTCAAAATCATAATAAACAGCGGGAGAAACTTCACGAAATTCGGGACGATTGACCGAACGTCCGTATGCCAACCGGATAAGATTTTTGTCATTAAAACTATAAGTAACATTAAAAGACGGAAGAACCGAAACTTTATCGTACTTATATTCTGTCATCAGTATCTGTGACGCACTGATCGCACGGTCATATTTTATCGACATATTCCACCACTCGGCACGCACACCCAAATTCGCTTGAAATGCACCGAACGGAAACACTCCTTCTACATAAGCAGCCGCAATACTGTTCTTTCCGTCATACGCATTCGATTTGCGCGTTGTCTCCTCTATATAAACTTTATCATAACCAAGCCATTTTTCATTCATCATCTCGGTATAAGGTAAGTTTATATAATCTACCCGTTCGTCTCCCGAAAGTCTGTCATAGCGATAAATAAATTCTCTCGGCGTATATTCACGAATGCGATACTCACCATATATTCCCGATTTTATTTCAGGATTCCATGAGCGATCGGAAAAACTTTTTTTATAATCTGCCCCGACCGAAGCAATATGATCATACAATTTCTGGTCATAACGGTTTATCATATCGTTATAAGAAGGTAAATCGGGAGTAATTACCTTATCGGCAGGAATTCCCCCGATATTTTTTATAATCCGACGATCAGGTTCCATTTTATTGGCATACGAATAATCGACAGTCCAGTTCAAAGTCTGAGTCATATCCTCATCCAACGTATGCAGTCCGGCAAGCTGCCCCACATAACTTAATCTTGAAGAATATAGCATCTCCGTCTGATTTTCATAATACTCACCGCTTACCGTACTCGTCCCGTAACGTTCTGTAAACCGATTTTTCCCGATCTGAGAGAAAAGATTCCTGAACTCGAATCGATTTCTCGAATCAAGGATAAAAGACCAGTTATTCATCGCGTTGATTTTCACCTCGTTTGTAAATTGATTATCAATATAATTTTTCTCAATAGTAGGAACATCCGCTGTGGCACTATATATTCCGTATCGAGTATTCTGCATATCCGGAATTGTCTTGTTTGCATTACTATATCCGAAAGTAAGAATCGTACCAACTTTATCTCCGATTTTCCGATTCCATGTCAGATTAAGTTTCAAGTCGGGAAGAGGACGAAATGTCTTTACATTCCAATCATTATTAAATCCGGTTTTCGTATAATAAGTAATTTGAGATGGATCGGTCATCGAACCCAGATGCGAAGGAAAATCTTTAGATAAAGGACGTGCACACCGATCGAATCCCAACCATTCGGTCGAAGAAGATTGCAACAACGAAAAATCTTTAAAATGGGTAACTGTATTTATCCCAGTACCGACACTTAACGAGAGAGAATTTTCATCCGGCATATTTTTTGTCGAAATTTTTATAAAACCTCCGGAAAAATCACCCGGCAATTCTGCTGTCGGGGATTTGATAATCATCATATTGTCAATATTGGAACTGGGTATAATATCGAAAGAAAAAGCTCGGCCGTCGGCTTCGGAACTCGGTACCGCACCATTATTGATCGACACGTTATTATACCTTTGAGAAAGTCCTCTTACAATAATAAATCGGTTCTCAATAAGGGAAATGCCCGGTACTCTTTTGATAATCTCAGCAGCATCGCTGTCTGATGTTTTGACGATCTGTGCAGCCGATATACCTGTAGAAACGGTCAAGGCGTTCTTTATATTCGAAATCATCGCTGTCTCGGTATTTCGTCTTCGTACACCTGTAACAACGACTCCGTCAAGTTGCTTATCTTCTGAGACCAAAAAGAAATCGATATTTTTCGTCTCTCCTTTCTGAAGCATGATAGTCTCTTTATGAACACTATATCCGATAAAACGGCACTCTATTTCCAAAGATTTATTTGCCGGCAAGTTTTTTAACAGGTATGAACCGTCTTCTCCCGATGCTGTCGCAACAGAAGATCCGGTTAATAAAATGGTTGCACCCAATACCGGTTCTCCGGTCTCTTTATCAAATACTTTACCTGAAATAGTTTGTGCGACTGATGCAGTAGAAGAAAATAGGGAAAAAACTATTACTAAAAAAGAAAGTTGTTTCAATGTAATTCTGTTCATCATTCTTGCTTTGTTCTTTTTACGATGCAAATATCCGACACGCAAATTACAAGCTCAATGCAACAAGGCTACATTTATTTTATAAAGACGTAACAATCATATTACACAAATCCGTAAAAAATTAGAACATGCAAATTATAAAAAGAACCCAGTTCAAAGAATTATCGGAACAAAAGTTAGACAAGCGCTAAAAATAGTGTACCGTATTTTAATATAAACCCCTATCATCTTTACACATCGCTTTTCAAAGTATTTCAATACTTAATAAAGTACAGAGCAAAAAAGTAAACAAAACATTTTGCATACTATTATTTGCTTTCTCTTGACTGATTTATTACCTTTGCTAAGATTTGACAAGTCTGTTATTTACTGATAAAGCAGGCATATAAATAAGCATGAATTATTATATTTCAAATGATCAGTTATATTTATTCATAGATAGAAAGGATTAAAAAATCAACTAAAAAAGAATAAGGAAGAGATAAAATATCCGCACCTCTGAATATAGGATGTGCAGACGTTTATAGAAAATCTACATAAATACCCCAAAGTAATAATTAAATTGCAGATAAACAAATACAATTATAATGGCGTCAGACTTTGCAAAAGCAAACTTAACAGTAATTTCAGATACTCAACTCAAAAATCTAACTGATTCGTATGATGCAATTATTCTAAATACTTCATTCGAAGTCAATGATATAGGTAAAACGTCAAATGAAGCACAAATATTAGAATTTGTTAATCAGACTATAAAGACCATCGATATAGCAAAGAATTTATTAAAAGACGGCGGATTATTGTTCGTGTATGGTTTGACTAACTATCTGGCATATTTTGGCGAATACTTAGACAAACTTAATAATCAAGAGAAAGTCGATTACCACTATCTTTTTAAATATTGGATTGCTTGTGAG contains:
- a CDS encoding TonB-dependent receptor; translation: MMNRITLKQLSFLVIVFSLFSSTASVAQTISGKVFDKETGEPVLGATILLTGSSVATASGEDGSYLLKNLPANKSLEIECRFIGYSVHKETIMLQKGETKNIDFFLVSEDKQLDGVVVTGVRRRNTETAMISNIKNALTVSTGISAAQIVKTSDSDAAEIIKRVPGISLIENRFIIVRGLSQRYNNVSINNGAVPSSEADGRAFSFDIIPSSNIDNMMIIKSPTAELPGDFSGGFIKISTKNMPDENSLSLSVGTGINTVTHFKDFSLLQSSSTEWLGFDRCARPLSKDFPSHLGSMTDPSQITYYTKTGFNNDWNVKTFRPLPDLKLNLTWNRKIGDKVGTILTFGYSNANKTIPDMQNTRYGIYSATADVPTIEKNYIDNQFTNEVKINAMNNWSFILDSRNRFEFRNLFSQIGKNRFTERYGTSTVSGEYYENQTEMLYSSRLSYVGQLAGLHTLDEDMTQTLNWTVDYSYANKMEPDRRIIKNIGGIPADKVITPDLPSYNDMINRYDQKLYDHIASVGADYKKSFSDRSWNPEIKSGIYGEYRIREYTPREFIYRYDRLSGDERVDYINLPYTEMMNEKWLGYDKVYIEETTRKSNAYDGKNSIAAAYVEGVFPFGAFQANLGVRAEWWNMSIKYDRAISASQILMTEYKYDKVSVLPSFNVTYSFNDKNLIRLAYGRSVNRPEFREVSPAVYYDFELFAEVQGNPDLKMATIDNVDLRYELYPSAGETVSVGLFYKNFRNPIEWNFIDMGGSYRYSYENARSAYTTGVEVDIRKSLDFINIPDLTLVLNAAWVKSRVKFSDEGLVKEKDRPLQGQSPYIVNAGLYYTSSEKIGLSASLLYNIIGKRIVGVGKSTSVDGNSDYDVPDAYEMPRNVLDLTINKTFGKIVSLKLGIKDILAQSVIMKQFPTTTINGVKQEREQITRKYTPGRSISLSLSLKF